A section of the Lineus longissimus chromosome 1, tnLinLong1.2, whole genome shotgun sequence genome encodes:
- the LOC135482453 gene encoding STAM-binding protein-like A isoform X1, with protein sequence MLRLTLKMSDQSYFSEIHDPAARVRALCDYGCKVDVDPSIPPKRYFRSGLEMIRMANVYAEEGNYESAFILYSKYISLFVEKLPQHPDYKSCPATDRQMNKKKVMSIFPIAEIIKQKLKEKYEVEEKRYREEERKKQEIVEKEEAKKRQIEEDRMKAFELQRQMEEEDLKKKYLTEQQEQYRILQEKEKQELEEKERQRLAVIAGAQVPIIQPGQANNFPPISPPSYDAATAPGYPVAVPSSEFKPNVLDSPISPSAPPGPGAVETADGNTTGRPSIDRSKKPSLDHFTSVGQQGSNKYGFKDVIVPANLMVKFVNLARPNTERNVETCGILAGKLSRDCFVITNLVIPNQSGTPDSCTTDNEDELFDYQDAHDLITLGWIHTHPTQTAFMSSVDLHTHCSYQLMMPEAIAIVCSPKYQETGMFSLTPDYGRDYIANCRKTGFHPHPKDPPLYETSPHVKIDETKSIEVADLRHNKTS encoded by the exons ATGCTTAGGTTAACTTT AAAGATGTCTGATCAGTCGTATTTCTCCGAGATTCACGACCCGGCAGCAAGAGTGAGGGCCTTGTGCGATTATGGGTGTAAAGTGGATGTTGATCCTTCCATTCCTCCAAAGCGCTACTTTAGGTCCGGACTTGAGATGATCCGCATGGCAAATGTCTATGCTGAAGAGGGAAACTATGAGAGTGCATTCATCTTATACTCTAAATATATATC CTTATTCGTTGAAAAATTGCCACAACATCCAGACTACAAAAGCTGTCCTGCCACAGATCGACAAATGAATAAAAAG AAAGTTATGTCTATATTTCCAATAGCAGAAATCATAaaacagaaattgaaagaaaaatatgaagttGAAGAGAAAAGATACAGGGAGGAAGAG CGGAAGAAGCAAGAAATTGTGGAGAAAGAGGAGGCTAAGAAGCGTCAGATAGAGGAAGATCGAATGAAAGCATTTGAGTTACAGAGACAGATGGAAGAAGAAGACCTGAAA AAAAAATACCTCACAGAGCAACAAGAGCAGTATAGAATATTACAGGAAAAAGAAAAGCAAGAACTTGAGGAAAAAGAACGTCAACGGTTGGCTGTCATAGCTGGTGCTCAAGTCCCTATTATTCAACCTGGTCAAGCCAACAACTTCCCTCCTATATCTCCTCCAAGTTATGATGCGGCTACTGCGCCTGGCTATCCTGTTGCTGTCCCCAGCAGTGAGTTCAAACCAAATGTGCTGGACAGTCCGATCAGTCCTTCTGCACCGCCTGGACCTGGTGCCGTGGAAACAGCTGATGGAAACACAACAGG GCGGCCTTCCATTGACCGATCCAAAAAACCAAGTTTGGACCATTTTACAAGTGTGGGACAACAAGGCAGTAATAAATATGGTTTTAAGGACGTGATCGTCCCTGCTAATCTCATGGTGAAGTTTGTCAACCTGGCTCGGCCAAATACCGAGAGGAATGTTGAAACGTGTGGAATCCTTGCTGGCAAGTTG TCCAGAGACTGTTTCGTCATAACAAACTTAGTTATCCCCAACCAGAGTGGGACACCAGACTCCTGTACCACAGACAATGAAGATGAGCTGTTTGACTATCAAGATGCCCATGATCTTATCACACTTGGATGGATTCAT ACGCATCCTACTCAGACAGCATTTATGTCCAGTGTTGATCTCCATACTCACTGTTCGTACCAGCTCATGATGCCAGAAGCAATCGCTATTGTCTGCTCACCAAAATATCAAGA AACTGGTATGTTTTCACTTACACCTGACTACGGCCGAGATTACATCGCTAATTGTAGGAAAACAGGATTTCATCCTCATCCAAAGGATCCACCACTGTATGAG ACATCACCCCATGTGAAGATTGATGAGACAAAGTCGATAGAGGTGGCAGATCTCCGACACAACAAGACATCGTAG
- the LOC135482453 gene encoding STAM-binding protein-like A isoform X2: MSDQSYFSEIHDPAARVRALCDYGCKVDVDPSIPPKRYFRSGLEMIRMANVYAEEGNYESAFILYSKYISLFVEKLPQHPDYKSCPATDRQMNKKKVMSIFPIAEIIKQKLKEKYEVEEKRYREEERKKQEIVEKEEAKKRQIEEDRMKAFELQRQMEEEDLKKKYLTEQQEQYRILQEKEKQELEEKERQRLAVIAGAQVPIIQPGQANNFPPISPPSYDAATAPGYPVAVPSSEFKPNVLDSPISPSAPPGPGAVETADGNTTGRPSIDRSKKPSLDHFTSVGQQGSNKYGFKDVIVPANLMVKFVNLARPNTERNVETCGILAGKLSRDCFVITNLVIPNQSGTPDSCTTDNEDELFDYQDAHDLITLGWIHTHPTQTAFMSSVDLHTHCSYQLMMPEAIAIVCSPKYQETGMFSLTPDYGRDYIANCRKTGFHPHPKDPPLYETSPHVKIDETKSIEVADLRHNKTS; the protein is encoded by the exons ATGTCTGATCAGTCGTATTTCTCCGAGATTCACGACCCGGCAGCAAGAGTGAGGGCCTTGTGCGATTATGGGTGTAAAGTGGATGTTGATCCTTCCATTCCTCCAAAGCGCTACTTTAGGTCCGGACTTGAGATGATCCGCATGGCAAATGTCTATGCTGAAGAGGGAAACTATGAGAGTGCATTCATCTTATACTCTAAATATATATC CTTATTCGTTGAAAAATTGCCACAACATCCAGACTACAAAAGCTGTCCTGCCACAGATCGACAAATGAATAAAAAG AAAGTTATGTCTATATTTCCAATAGCAGAAATCATAaaacagaaattgaaagaaaaatatgaagttGAAGAGAAAAGATACAGGGAGGAAGAG CGGAAGAAGCAAGAAATTGTGGAGAAAGAGGAGGCTAAGAAGCGTCAGATAGAGGAAGATCGAATGAAAGCATTTGAGTTACAGAGACAGATGGAAGAAGAAGACCTGAAA AAAAAATACCTCACAGAGCAACAAGAGCAGTATAGAATATTACAGGAAAAAGAAAAGCAAGAACTTGAGGAAAAAGAACGTCAACGGTTGGCTGTCATAGCTGGTGCTCAAGTCCCTATTATTCAACCTGGTCAAGCCAACAACTTCCCTCCTATATCTCCTCCAAGTTATGATGCGGCTACTGCGCCTGGCTATCCTGTTGCTGTCCCCAGCAGTGAGTTCAAACCAAATGTGCTGGACAGTCCGATCAGTCCTTCTGCACCGCCTGGACCTGGTGCCGTGGAAACAGCTGATGGAAACACAACAGG GCGGCCTTCCATTGACCGATCCAAAAAACCAAGTTTGGACCATTTTACAAGTGTGGGACAACAAGGCAGTAATAAATATGGTTTTAAGGACGTGATCGTCCCTGCTAATCTCATGGTGAAGTTTGTCAACCTGGCTCGGCCAAATACCGAGAGGAATGTTGAAACGTGTGGAATCCTTGCTGGCAAGTTG TCCAGAGACTGTTTCGTCATAACAAACTTAGTTATCCCCAACCAGAGTGGGACACCAGACTCCTGTACCACAGACAATGAAGATGAGCTGTTTGACTATCAAGATGCCCATGATCTTATCACACTTGGATGGATTCAT ACGCATCCTACTCAGACAGCATTTATGTCCAGTGTTGATCTCCATACTCACTGTTCGTACCAGCTCATGATGCCAGAAGCAATCGCTATTGTCTGCTCACCAAAATATCAAGA AACTGGTATGTTTTCACTTACACCTGACTACGGCCGAGATTACATCGCTAATTGTAGGAAAACAGGATTTCATCCTCATCCAAAGGATCCACCACTGTATGAG ACATCACCCCATGTGAAGATTGATGAGACAAAGTCGATAGAGGTGGCAGATCTCCGACACAACAAGACATCGTAG
- the LOC135482468 gene encoding DNA polymerase beta-like: protein MSKRKAPSDDNPNADFVDFLIELSNYEKNVTRQMHKYNVYRKAASTLAKYPTRIKSGDEAKKLDGIGKQIGKKIDEFIETGSLRKLDKIMADDNNVAINLLTRVTGIGPAAAQKLVKEGIMSIEDLKKNEDKLNHHQKIGLKHFEDFEKRIPREEMVKLQDHAFAEIEKLDSQYIAKVCGSFRRGKQSSGDIDVLLAHPSYTSQTQTPKKGKGKSQYLNTVVEKLEEIGFITDTLSHGESKYMGVCQLPPTKEEPEPAFRRLDIRLIPHDQYYCALLYFTGSDLFNKDMRGIALEKGFTLNEYTIRPMGSTGIAGEPLPVSSEEDVFDYIEMKYKKPEERSM from the exons ATGAGCAAGAGAAAAGCGCCTTCAGATGATAATCCCAATGCTGACTTTGTGGATTTTCTGATTG aattatcCAATTATGAGAAAAATGTGACTCGCCAAATGCACAAATATAACGTTTACCGTAAAGCTGCAAGCACACTGGCCAAATACCCAACCAGAATCAAAAGTGGAGACGAGGCAAAGAAATTG GATGGTATTGGAAAACAAATAGGCAAGAAGATTGATGAATTCATTGAAACTGGATCTCTTAGAAAATTGGACAAG atcaTGGCAGATGACAACAATGTAGCCATCAATCTCCTCACCAGAGTAACGGGTATTGG GCCTGCTGCAGCCCAGAAATTAGTGAAGGAAGGCATCATGTCTATTGAAGATCTGAAGAAGAATGAAGATAAACTCAACCATCACCAGAAAATAGGATTAAA GCATTTTGAAGACTTTGAGAAGAGAATACCAAGGGAAGAGATGGTCAAACTGCAG GATCATGCCTTCGCTGAGATAGAAAAACTTGACAGTCAATACATTGCTAAAGTGTGTGGAAGCTTTAGAAGAG GTAAGCAGTCTAGTGGTGATATTGATGTCCTCCTTGCTCATCCTTCATACACATCACAGACACAGACCCCCAAGAAAGGAAAAGGCAAG TCGCAGTACTTGAATACAGTGGTTGAGAAGCTGGAGGAAATTGGATTCATCACAGATACGCTCTCTCATGGAGAATCAAAGTATATG GGTGTTTGTCAACTTCCACCGACGAAGGAGGAGCCAGAACCAGCATTCAGAAGACTTGACATCAG GTTGATTCCACATGACCAGTACTACTGCGCACTCCTTTATTTCACCGGCAGTGATCTCTTCAACAAGGACATGAGAGGTATTGCCTTGGAGAAAGGCTTCACGTTGAACGAGTATACAATCAGGCCAATGGGAAGCACTG GCATCGCGGGAGAACCACTTCCAGTCTCTTCTGAAGAAGATGTATTTGActacattgaaatgaaatacaagAAACCTGAAGAAAGGAGCATGTGA